A stretch of Neisseria subflava DNA encodes these proteins:
- a CDS encoding dynamin family protein: MSHHSVDKLKEWISPSIPLGLMFGKKQQALEILEQIKQQLKSIDVMREQLNQAEQELPELKKQLEQAQKKLEQLQRNLSESELRQTLIADLLSANNLNPGVRQYFQLLGGEFLEFANQEDSLKDEAAAFLELQAIGDELKVIGAYPEFYKKRSIAIAGGFSAGKSEFISSLFEDHNIRLPIGIEPTTAIPTYALNGQENGVIGCSQNGGVIDLLKIDPDFQQKLSHNFIRSFGFNLKTIMPFVFMTTPMKFEHLCFIDTPGYNPSDVADGHTAEDVKTAQEFVQNSEALLWLIGLDSNGTISKSDLDFLDHAGQYSQKPLYIVLNKADLRPYDQLEEIMAEIADTLDDYDIEIAGISAYSSITKEEYSYHKQSLHTFLASLDQPSEKQTLLMQRLFAVDEKYQRAILRTIKENKQINATLSGFKLDLLENGFDDLSSDLYEKLSKMNSIFTIKQKEEHLKQLETVTMKIVAAIEQVFGQPSKVKRKNWTQDEIELDEKFVRLTQEEQMPDELMDEQPSNDQPSNEKETYSTELSARFWGYWGNRLIGSNSKIELTVNMLLFDNKETFTFDEWKDVYNNYFTDFHQNYSCDDALNALCEAGIIRCIDDGSKKNESGFRGIFDMLSIVSNPIKTYRFVLPDKEIFNQFLQRHNNINLSDEQLEAIKVLIESQHYFDFEDWTKNYNGDFPVLTLERLINEGVIRKENEDYYSFV, from the coding sequence ATGTCTCATCATTCAGTAGATAAATTGAAAGAATGGATCAGTCCGAGCATTCCTTTGGGCTTGATGTTTGGTAAGAAACAACAAGCCTTGGAAATTCTTGAACAAATCAAACAGCAACTTAAGAGCATAGACGTCATGCGAGAACAATTGAATCAGGCAGAGCAAGAGCTGCCTGAATTGAAAAAACAGCTTGAGCAAGCGCAAAAAAAATTAGAGCAATTACAAAGGAACTTGTCAGAAAGCGAATTGCGTCAGACTTTGATTGCAGACCTTCTATCGGCCAATAATCTGAATCCCGGTGTACGACAGTATTTTCAGCTTTTGGGAGGAGAGTTTTTAGAATTTGCCAATCAGGAAGATTCCTTGAAAGATGAAGCGGCGGCATTTTTAGAATTGCAGGCAATTGGTGATGAATTAAAAGTCATTGGCGCTTACCCGGAATTTTACAAAAAACGCTCGATTGCCATTGCCGGAGGTTTCAGCGCCGGTAAATCCGAATTTATCAGCAGTTTGTTTGAGGATCACAATATCCGACTGCCTATCGGCATCGAACCGACTACTGCCATTCCGACTTATGCTTTAAACGGTCAGGAAAACGGCGTGATCGGTTGCAGTCAGAACGGTGGTGTGATTGATTTGCTGAAGATTGATCCTGATTTTCAACAAAAATTGTCGCATAATTTTATCCGGTCATTTGGTTTCAACCTTAAAACCATCATGCCTTTTGTGTTTATGACTACACCGATGAAGTTTGAGCATTTGTGCTTTATCGATACGCCGGGATACAACCCGTCTGATGTGGCAGACGGACATACCGCGGAAGATGTAAAAACGGCGCAAGAGTTTGTCCAAAATTCCGAGGCTTTGTTGTGGCTGATTGGTTTGGATTCCAACGGTACGATTTCAAAAAGCGATTTGGATTTTTTAGATCATGCAGGACAATATAGCCAAAAACCGCTCTATATCGTTCTAAATAAAGCAGATTTGCGCCCATATGACCAGCTTGAAGAAATTATGGCAGAAATTGCCGATACTTTGGACGATTACGATATCGAAATTGCCGGTATTTCTGCATATAGTTCTATTACTAAAGAAGAGTATTCGTATCACAAACAGTCGCTGCATACCTTTCTTGCCAGCCTGGATCAGCCGTCTGAAAAGCAAACCTTGCTTATGCAAAGATTGTTTGCCGTAGATGAAAAATATCAACGTGCTATTTTGCGTACCATCAAAGAAAACAAGCAAATCAATGCGACTTTAAGCGGCTTCAAGTTGGATTTGTTAGAAAACGGCTTTGATGACCTGAGTTCGGATTTGTATGAAAAACTCAGCAAAATGAATTCTATCTTTACCATCAAGCAAAAAGAAGAACATCTGAAACAATTGGAAACAGTCACAATGAAGATTGTGGCGGCAATTGAGCAGGTATTTGGTCAGCCAAGTAAGGTTAAACGTAAGAATTGGACGCAGGACGAAATCGAGCTGGATGAAAAATTCGTTCGGTTAACCCAAGAAGAGCAAATGCCCGATGAATTGATGGATGAGCAGCCTTCAAATGACCAGCCTTCAAATGAGAAGGAAACATATTCAACAGAATTAAGTGCTAGATTTTGGGGGTATTGGGGAAATAGGCTAATAGGTAGTAATTCTAAAATAGAATTAACTGTAAATATGCTTTTGTTTGATAATAAAGAAACCTTTACATTTGATGAATGGAAGGATGTTTATAATAATTACTTTACAGATTTTCATCAAAATTACAGCTGTGATGATGCTTTGAATGCACTTTGTGAAGCAGGAATAATCCGTTGTATTGATGATGGAAGCAAGAAAAATGAATCTGGTTTTAGAGGTATATTTGATATGTTATCAATAGTAAGTAATCCAATTAAAACATACCGATTTGTTTTACCGGATAAAGAAATTTTTAATCAGTTTTTGCAACGGCACAATAATATTAATCTGTCGGATGAACAACTTGAGGCAATAAAGGTTTTGATAGAATCACAGCACTATTTTGATTTTGAGGATTGGACAAAAAATTACAATGGTGATTTTCCTGTTTTGACATTGGAGAGATTAATTAATGAAGGAGTTATCCGGAAAGAAAATGAAGATTATTATTCATTTGTTTAG
- a CDS encoding HEPN domain-containing protein: MNLSGIKTYYQDHKNTYSEHFRLRIHRSLSWLEKAEERWSVQDWDFAFQSMWIAFNAAYAYELDGRTMPADRNKFQTFLNKVCALDKDKQIYALVWKEFSGAIRSLLGNRYVFQEFWDFHNGYISEAAYLECFEKERRKVNAALAAQDTATVLFVLFDRLYTLRNQMVHGGATYNSSANREQLKDACKILGSVLPVMLSIIQKNADKDWGKPFYPFVKED; encoded by the coding sequence ATGAATTTATCTGGAATCAAGACATATTATCAAGACCATAAAAATACTTACTCGGAACACTTCCGCTTGCGTATCCACCGCTCTTTGAGCTGGCTGGAAAAGGCGGAGGAAAGATGGTCGGTACAGGATTGGGATTTTGCCTTCCAGTCTATGTGGATTGCGTTTAATGCGGCTTATGCTTATGAGCTGGACGGACGAACCATGCCTGCGGATCGAAACAAATTTCAGACTTTTTTAAATAAGGTCTGTGCTCTGGATAAGGATAAGCAGATTTATGCTTTGGTGTGGAAGGAGTTTTCGGGTGCGATTCGATCTTTATTGGGCAATCGCTATGTGTTTCAGGAATTTTGGGATTTCCATAACGGCTATATTTCTGAAGCCGCTTATTTGGAATGCTTTGAAAAAGAGCGGCGTAAAGTAAATGCGGCTTTGGCCGCGCAGGATACGGCAACGGTCTTGTTTGTGTTGTTTGACAGGCTTTACACTTTGCGTAATCAGATGGTGCATGGCGGTGCGACTTATAATAGTAGCGCCAATCGCGAACAATTAAAGGATGCCTGTAAGATTTTGGGCAGTGTCCTGCCGGTAATGCTGTCGATTATTCAAAAAAATGCCGATAAAGATTGGGGCAAGCCGTTTTATCCGTTTGTAAAGGAAGATTGA